The following proteins are co-located in the Poecile atricapillus isolate bPoeAtr1 chromosome 2, bPoeAtr1.hap1, whole genome shotgun sequence genome:
- the MTDH gene encoding protein LYRIC isoform X2 — protein sequence MAAGSWQEVAARWAEEAAARVRDALSGGLGLLRAELGLELGLDPQALPTWLALAVPAALGFVLLGLLLAAACGGGLRKKPARSAAVRKGDEAVGAGLTAGGGQGKAAGPGPGQLNLKGDEQKKRTRKKLPEKAARPNGRSFLDVSEDEVLQTVRKDNIKQPVDTEKKNEKSKKKKKSKGDSKTVQDSSRQDGKEVDEGAWETKISNREKRQQRKRDKVLNDGGSGESNLQGVENTVTVSIEQLMPTSSLPVGLRKNKGDVLLNAQINSSKPAKGESSVPQVSPGLSESHTVNGGSWNEKSVKISSQIGVGEEKWTSVPSTAAGKRKTETLAWGQDTGDANGNGKDWGVSLVGRPWKERSLFTPIAAWNVDARINTSEQNTTSFSSFGLTPGVSGSNNESVSQAGTSDFQWDLSHAQPPVDDEWSGLNGLSSADPSSDWNAPAEEWGNWVDEEKIASVPQREERSDTQKISDNEREKVEPILQSSASGKSKKKKKKKKKQGEEANSPAQSEEASSLAVSTEPSVIVSESNSDKIASQVPQMLQETDASSPNIKQNSVPPPQTKSEESWESPKQVKKKKKARRET from the exons ATGGCTGCGGGAAGCTGGCAGGAGGTGGCGGCCCGGTGGGCTGAGGAGGCGGCGGCCCGGGTGCGGGACGCCTTGTCGGGCGGGCTCGGGCTGCTACGTGCCGAACTGGGCCTCGAACTGGGCCTCGACCCGCAGGCGCTGCCCACCTGGCTCGCCCTGGCGGTCCCGGCCGCGCTGGGGTTcgtgctgctggggctgctgctggccgcGGCCTGCGGGGGCGGCCTCCGCAAGAAGCCGGCGCGGAGCGCGGCCGTGAGGAAGGGTGACGAGGCCGTCGGCGCGGGCCTGACGGCCGGCGGGGGCCAGGGCAAGGCGGCGGGCCCGGGCCCCGGGCAGCTGAACCTCAAAGGCGACGAACAGAAGAAGCGAACCAGGAAGAAGCTGCCAGAGAAAGCGGCGCGG CCTAATGGACGGTCTTTCCTTGATGTATCTGAAGATGAAGTACTACAAACTGTCCGTAAGGACAATATAAAGCAGCCTGTggacacagaaaagaagaatgaaaag tcaaagaaaaaaaagaaatcaaagggaGATTCCAAAACGGTTCAGGATTCATCTCGTCAAGATGGAAAGGAAGTTGATGAAG GAGCTtgggaaacaaaaatcagtaaCAGAGAGAAGCGTCAGCAGCGTAAGCGAGACAAAGTTCTGAATGATGGTGGCTCAGGAGAATCAAATCTCCAGGGTGTAGAAAACACAGTTACTGTATCCATTGAACAGCTGATGCCTACATCATCACTTCCAGTTGgtctgagaaaaaataaag GTGATGTACTTTTGAATGCACAGATTAACAGTTCTAAACCTGCAAAGGGGGAGTCATCAGTTCCACAAG TTTCTCCGGGATTGAGTGAAAGCCATACAGTAAATGGAGGAAGCTGGAATGAGAAGTCTGTAAAAATCTCCTCACAGATTGGTGTAGGGGAGGAGAAATGGACATCTGTTCCTTCAACTGCAGCTGGGAAGAGGAAGACTGAGACATTGGCTTGGGGCCAAGACACTGGAGATGCTAATGGAAATGGAAAGGACTGGGGTGTAAGCCtggtgggcaggccctggaaAGAGCGTTCTTTGTTCACTCCTATTG CTGCTTGGAATGTGGATGCAAGGATTAATACCTCTGAACAGAATACTACTTCTTTCTCGTCATTTGGGTTAACTCCTGGAGTTTCTG GTTCCAACAATGAATCAGTTTCTCAGGCTGGTACTTCTGATTTTCAGTGGGATTTAAGTCATGCTCAACCCCCTGTTGATGACGAATGGTCTGGGTTAA ATGGACTTTCTTCAGCTGATCCAAGCTCTGATTGGAATGCACCAGCAGAAGAGTGGGGAAACTGGGtagatgaagaaaaaattgcTTCTGTTCCTCAGCGTGAAGAGAGATCTGATACTCAGAAG ATCTCAGATaatgaaagagagaaagtgGAGCCAATCCTTCAGAGTTCTGCAAGTGGCAAatccaagaaaaagaagaagaaaaagaagaagcaggGTGAAGAAGCTAACTCTCCTGCACAG TCTGAGGAGGCTTCTTCACTTGCTGTTTCTACTGAGCCATCTGTAATTGTATCAGAGAGCAATTCTGACAAGATCGCTTCCCAAGTGCCACAGATGCTGCAAGAGACAGATGCTTCTAGTCCCAATATTAAGCAAAACAGTGTGCCTCCTCCGCAGA caAAGTCTGAAGAAAGCTGGGAATCTCCCAAACAagttaaaaagaagaaaaaagcaagaaggGAAACGTGA
- the MTDH gene encoding protein LYRIC isoform X1, whose protein sequence is MAAGSWQEVAARWAEEAAARVRDALSGGLGLLRAELGLELGLDPQALPTWLALAVPAALGFVLLGLLLAAACGGGLRKKPARSAAVRKGDEAVGAGLTAGGGQGKAAGPGPGQLNLKGDEQKKRTRKKLPEKAARPNGRSFLDVSEDEVLQTVRKDNIKQPVDTEKKNEKSKKKKKSKGDSKTVQDSSRQDGKEVDEGAWETKISNREKRQQRKRDKVLNDGGSGESNLQGVENTVTVSIEQLMPTSSLPVGLRKNKGDVLLNAQINSSKPAKGESSVPQVSPGLSESHTVNGGSWNEKSVKISSQIGVGEEKWTSVPSTAAGKRKTETLAWGQDTGDANGNGKDWGVSLVGRPWKERSLFTPIAAWNVDARINTSEQNTTSFSSFGLTPGVSGSNNESVSQAGTSDFQWDLSHAQPPVDDEWSGLNGLSSADPSSDWNAPAEEWGNWVDEEKIASVPQREERSDTQKISDNEREKVEPILQSSASGKSKKKKKKKKKQGEEANSPAQDAEELDREAGEQFQAGTSKVQAQQERAFSLKTISTSEPAKSEEASSLAVSTEPSVIVSESNSDKIASQVPQMLQETDASSPNIKQNSVPPPQTKSEESWESPKQVKKKKKARRET, encoded by the exons ATGGCTGCGGGAAGCTGGCAGGAGGTGGCGGCCCGGTGGGCTGAGGAGGCGGCGGCCCGGGTGCGGGACGCCTTGTCGGGCGGGCTCGGGCTGCTACGTGCCGAACTGGGCCTCGAACTGGGCCTCGACCCGCAGGCGCTGCCCACCTGGCTCGCCCTGGCGGTCCCGGCCGCGCTGGGGTTcgtgctgctggggctgctgctggccgcGGCCTGCGGGGGCGGCCTCCGCAAGAAGCCGGCGCGGAGCGCGGCCGTGAGGAAGGGTGACGAGGCCGTCGGCGCGGGCCTGACGGCCGGCGGGGGCCAGGGCAAGGCGGCGGGCCCGGGCCCCGGGCAGCTGAACCTCAAAGGCGACGAACAGAAGAAGCGAACCAGGAAGAAGCTGCCAGAGAAAGCGGCGCGG CCTAATGGACGGTCTTTCCTTGATGTATCTGAAGATGAAGTACTACAAACTGTCCGTAAGGACAATATAAAGCAGCCTGTggacacagaaaagaagaatgaaaag tcaaagaaaaaaaagaaatcaaagggaGATTCCAAAACGGTTCAGGATTCATCTCGTCAAGATGGAAAGGAAGTTGATGAAG GAGCTtgggaaacaaaaatcagtaaCAGAGAGAAGCGTCAGCAGCGTAAGCGAGACAAAGTTCTGAATGATGGTGGCTCAGGAGAATCAAATCTCCAGGGTGTAGAAAACACAGTTACTGTATCCATTGAACAGCTGATGCCTACATCATCACTTCCAGTTGgtctgagaaaaaataaag GTGATGTACTTTTGAATGCACAGATTAACAGTTCTAAACCTGCAAAGGGGGAGTCATCAGTTCCACAAG TTTCTCCGGGATTGAGTGAAAGCCATACAGTAAATGGAGGAAGCTGGAATGAGAAGTCTGTAAAAATCTCCTCACAGATTGGTGTAGGGGAGGAGAAATGGACATCTGTTCCTTCAACTGCAGCTGGGAAGAGGAAGACTGAGACATTGGCTTGGGGCCAAGACACTGGAGATGCTAATGGAAATGGAAAGGACTGGGGTGTAAGCCtggtgggcaggccctggaaAGAGCGTTCTTTGTTCACTCCTATTG CTGCTTGGAATGTGGATGCAAGGATTAATACCTCTGAACAGAATACTACTTCTTTCTCGTCATTTGGGTTAACTCCTGGAGTTTCTG GTTCCAACAATGAATCAGTTTCTCAGGCTGGTACTTCTGATTTTCAGTGGGATTTAAGTCATGCTCAACCCCCTGTTGATGACGAATGGTCTGGGTTAA ATGGACTTTCTTCAGCTGATCCAAGCTCTGATTGGAATGCACCAGCAGAAGAGTGGGGAAACTGGGtagatgaagaaaaaattgcTTCTGTTCCTCAGCGTGAAGAGAGATCTGATACTCAGAAG ATCTCAGATaatgaaagagagaaagtgGAGCCAATCCTTCAGAGTTCTGCAAGTGGCAAatccaagaaaaagaagaagaaaaagaagaagcaggGTGAAGAAGCTAACTCTCCTGCACAG GATGCTGAAGAACTGGATAGAGAAGCTGGAGAGCAATTTCAGGCGGGTACCTCAAAAGTTCAAGCACAGCAGGAAAGAGCTTTTTCTTTGAAGACCATAAGTACTAGTGAACCAGCTAAG TCTGAGGAGGCTTCTTCACTTGCTGTTTCTACTGAGCCATCTGTAATTGTATCAGAGAGCAATTCTGACAAGATCGCTTCCCAAGTGCCACAGATGCTGCAAGAGACAGATGCTTCTAGTCCCAATATTAAGCAAAACAGTGTGCCTCCTCCGCAGA caAAGTCTGAAGAAAGCTGGGAATCTCCCAAACAagttaaaaagaagaaaaaagcaagaaggGAAACGTGA